From one Deltaproteobacteria bacterium genomic stretch:
- a CDS encoding prepilin-type N-terminal cleavage/methylation domain-containing protein codes for MSELKKSENGFTLIELMVVVGIVGILSSIAVSQLEEYRIRAYNATAQSDLRNAITAQEARYVDTSSYVNCADALACELVLPEFSASRKSDGTSPMAVFSFVANPEDYTAMSKHAQSGDTFTYDSTTGIMATL; via the coding sequence ATGTCAGAGTTAAAGAAATCCGAAAATGGATTTACCTTGATAGAACTCATGGTGGTAGTAGGCATTGTGGGAATTCTTTCGAGCATTGCCGTGAGCCAACTCGAGGAATATCGAATTAGGGCATACAATGCCACAGCTCAGTCGGACTTGCGGAATGCCATTACAGCTCAAGAAGCGCGATATGTCGATACGAGTAGTTATGTCAATTGTGCCGATGCACTCGCCTGTGAGCTAGTGTTACCTGAATTTAGCGCGAGCAGAAAAAGTGACGGGACTTCGCCTATGGCTGTCTTTAGCTTTGTGGCAAATCCGGAGGATTATACCGCTATGTCTAAGCACGCTCAGAGTGGCGATACGTTTACATACGACAGCACCACTGGAATTATGGCTACCTTGTAG
- a CDS encoding glycosyltransferase gives MKIAFIAHVFPRLYNTFILNEITELINQGHTVHIFSINRSMDRAINEDVIKYDLLRNTHYFDEYLLSNHGDTIVSEKYSSYFRDNIRAFRPIAEKIKAEKFDFIHGILGNRPATAAMILSSLCGTPFSFETHAFDLFVDFPFSQEKFSTVSFISTISQYNKNFLVNALGAPQNKVHIVHIAPNKLMLDSIPAKPRMRNLVVSAARLHPIKGFSDALKTIAALKKDIPDIKYIIMGDGPLKQNLLEESQALGLGETVGFVSHITNEATCSVIRQAAVFLLPCVIGADGDRDGTPTAITEAMYLETPIVSSNLSGIPELVDDGENGFLVEPGNVKALTSAVHKLLLDDSLRTAMGHSGRRKIEQDFNIHTNVAKLVNLWKANM, from the coding sequence ATGAAAATCGCATTCATTGCGCATGTGTTTCCTAGGCTTTACAATACCTTTATCCTAAATGAGATCACAGAATTAATTAACCAAGGTCATACCGTTCATATCTTCTCCATCAATCGCTCAATGGATCGCGCCATTAATGAAGATGTAATAAAATATGATCTTCTTAGAAACACACATTATTTTGACGAATATCTATTAAGCAATCACGGAGACACCATAGTCTCAGAAAAATATTCATCGTACTTTAGGGATAATATACGTGCATTTCGACCGATCGCCGAAAAAATAAAGGCCGAAAAATTCGATTTTATTCACGGAATTCTAGGCAACAGACCAGCAACCGCCGCAATGATTCTATCTAGTCTATGCGGCACTCCATTTAGTTTTGAAACCCATGCCTTTGACCTATTTGTCGACTTCCCTTTTTCTCAAGAAAAATTTTCAACTGTGTCATTCATTTCAACAATATCTCAATATAACAAAAATTTCCTAGTCAACGCTCTCGGTGCTCCTCAGAATAAGGTACACATAGTTCACATTGCACCGAACAAACTCATGCTAGATTCAATCCCAGCAAAGCCGAGAATGCGAAATTTAGTTGTTTCTGCGGCAAGACTGCATCCGATTAAAGGGTTTTCGGACGCGCTAAAGACTATCGCGGCCTTAAAAAAAGATATCCCAGATATAAAATATATCATTATGGGCGATGGGCCACTAAAACAGAATCTGCTTGAAGAATCCCAAGCCCTAGGGTTAGGCGAAACAGTAGGTTTTGTATCCCATATAACAAATGAAGCCACTTGTTCAGTAATTAGACAGGCCGCCGTATTTTTGCTCCCTTGCGTAATTGGGGCCGATGGTGACCGTGACGGCACTCCAACTGCAATCACTGAGGCGATGTATCTAGAAACACCAATTGTATCGTCTAATTTAAGCGGGATTCCAGAACTCGTCGACGACGGAGAAAACGGTTTTCTCGTAGAACCAGGTAATGTTAAGGCGTTAACAAGCGCTGTTCACAAGCTTTTGTTAGACGATTCCTTAAGAACAGCTATGGGCCACTCGGGACGACGAAAGATAGAGCAAGATTTCAATATACACACAAACGTTGCAAAGCTGGTTAACCTCTGGAAAGCTAACATGTAA
- the hisD gene encoding histidinol dehydrogenase → MSEQLLRRISLGQLADRNINVIDEATLSRASEIVEDVRTNGDEALLRWSREFGDLSDSGDSHVLTRDRLEAAFKALPTCDQELLMRVADRIRCFAKAQLGCATELSVLIDGGMAGHTWAPLKVAGCYAPGGRFPLPSSVLMTVVTARVAGVKKVWACSPKPSLHTLAAAFVGNADALLTAGGAQAIAAMAYGTESVECSDIIVGPGNRWVTAAKQIVSAGVKIDMLAGPTELLIVADDSADASLVAANLLAQAEHDEDAMPMLISLSDKLVAKVNSELANQLAELRTASTARKALQHGFSLVVEDFRQAVAIAEKIAPEHLQLVISDAGRMASAFSNYGALFIGQFTPEVLGDYGAGPNHVLPTCGMARTCGGLSVFSFLSLRTWLRIDNVPAAASIVADAKRLATIEGLHAHEKAAAYLGGLLK, encoded by the coding sequence ATGAGCGAGCAACTGTTAAGGCGAATATCTCTGGGGCAACTTGCGGATAGAAACATAAATGTCATCGATGAGGCTACGCTTTCTCGCGCTAGTGAAATAGTAGAAGATGTGCGAACAAACGGAGACGAGGCGCTGTTGCGGTGGTCTCGGGAATTTGGTGATTTAAGCGATTCTGGGGATAGCCACGTTCTTACGAGAGACAGACTAGAGGCGGCTTTTAAGGCGCTACCAACCTGCGATCAAGAGTTATTAATGCGGGTAGCAGATAGAATTCGCTGTTTCGCAAAAGCTCAGCTAGGCTGCGCTACTGAGTTATCAGTGCTTATAGATGGTGGCATGGCCGGACACACATGGGCGCCGCTCAAGGTGGCTGGCTGTTATGCCCCAGGAGGCAGATTCCCTTTGCCATCATCGGTATTAATGACTGTCGTAACTGCGCGAGTAGCTGGCGTGAAAAAGGTTTGGGCGTGTTCGCCAAAACCTTCCTTGCACACTCTTGCGGCGGCTTTTGTAGGAAATGCCGACGCACTTTTGACAGCGGGGGGTGCTCAGGCCATAGCAGCAATGGCCTACGGCACGGAGTCGGTTGAATGCTCTGATATCATAGTCGGTCCGGGAAACCGCTGGGTAACGGCTGCAAAGCAAATTGTTTCGGCAGGTGTAAAAATTGATATGCTCGCTGGGCCCACGGAGTTACTCATTGTAGCGGACGACAGTGCCGATGCGTCTTTAGTTGCGGCGAATTTGCTGGCACAGGCCGAGCACGACGAAGATGCAATGCCGATGTTAATTTCACTTTCCGACAAACTCGTTGCTAAGGTAAACAGCGAACTAGCAAATCAGCTTGCCGAACTCCGCACCGCAAGCACTGCTCGCAAAGCACTGCAGCATGGATTTTCGTTAGTCGTAGAGGATTTTAGACAGGCAGTGGCGATTGCTGAAAAAATTGCGCCTGAGCATTTGCAGCTAGTAATTTCTGATGCAGGAAGGATGGCCTCTGCTTTTAGCAATTACGGTGCGCTTTTTATTGGACAGTTTACGCCTGAAGTGCTTGGAGATTACGGCGCTGGCCCAAATCATGTGTTGCCCACTTGTGGCATGGCGCGAACTTGCGGTGGGCTTTCCGTTTTTTCCTTTCTCTCTTTGCGCACATGGCTTCGAATTGACAATGTTCCGGCCGCAGCCTCTATCGTTGCCGATGCAAAGCGCCTTGCTACCATAGAGGGTTTACATGCGCATGAGAAAGCGGCTGCTTACTTAGGAGGGCTCTTGAAGTAG
- a CDS encoding class I SAM-dependent methyltransferase: MSEPKRRFGKQIDYYSLGKSFADYRLFMEHMQEKAEALWCAANRDGKIARISICPICNSEDTVPVINYAKFDYLRCNNPQCQHVFVASLLDRDYADKFFAKDEQYSDKNYCSVDKINYRVENIAKPKVKYILQHTKDSLPGAWLDVGCGSGEILFAAKNMGWDGIGLELNDSYASFGKRHFGIDILNKTLEDYLSTGRQFDIISFIGVLHCVVNPLELLKQSLVALKPNGIIAAEISNFNSLTSAAVRTFPKQPTRSFYNGITTNHLFTEESAIYLFSECRLNIIAVWHFGADIYELLNQLSFLYSAFAGSKLHEMIVGLANDFQLSLDKRKLSEKMLLIAARK, from the coding sequence ATGTCAGAACCAAAACGTCGTTTCGGAAAGCAAATCGATTACTACAGTCTTGGCAAGTCTTTTGCTGACTATAGGTTGTTCATGGAACACATGCAGGAGAAGGCCGAGGCATTATGGTGCGCTGCAAATAGAGACGGAAAAATAGCCAGAATTTCTATTTGTCCAATATGCAATAGTGAGGACACTGTACCCGTAATCAACTATGCGAAATTCGATTACCTAAGATGCAATAATCCACAATGCCAACATGTATTTGTTGCGAGCTTGCTAGATAGGGATTATGCAGACAAATTTTTCGCGAAAGATGAACAATATAGCGACAAGAATTATTGCAGTGTAGACAAGATTAATTACAGAGTTGAAAATATTGCTAAACCCAAGGTCAAATATATTCTACAGCATACAAAAGATAGCTTACCTGGAGCCTGGCTGGATGTAGGTTGTGGTTCGGGTGAGATACTTTTTGCAGCCAAGAATATGGGATGGGACGGAATAGGTTTAGAGCTTAATGATAGCTATGCATCGTTTGGCAAGCGACATTTCGGAATAGATATATTGAATAAAACTCTCGAAGATTATTTAAGCACGGGGAGGCAGTTTGATATTATTTCCTTTATTGGCGTTTTGCATTGCGTGGTAAACCCGCTAGAGCTTCTTAAACAGTCATTAGTCGCCCTTAAACCAAATGGAATAATAGCAGCTGAAATATCAAACTTTAATTCCCTTACCTCTGCTGCTGTTAGAACTTTTCCGAAACAGCCAACGAGAAGTTTTTATAACGGAATAACCACTAATCATCTGTTTACAGAAGAATCTGCGATCTATTTGTTTTCCGAATGTCGACTCAATATCATCGCTGTCTGGCATTTCGGCGCTGATATCTATGAATTACTAAATCAACTAAGTTTCTTGTATAGTGCATTTGCAGGAAGCAAGCTGCATGAAATGATCGTAGGACTCGCCAATGACTTTCAGCTAAGCCTCGATAAAAGAAAGCTCAGTGAAAAAATGCTATTGATTGCAGCACGAAAATGA
- a CDS encoding glycosyltransferase, with protein MGNCIVYIQEQHPNFTESFLRAEINELYSRNYDVAVVTPKIIPECLNECAYREHIFASTWSDDPTIKLDNLTAEVKKQNPRYLHSHFITEAKRYTLPVAERLNIPFGFMVHAYDIWLRGARIEPEEINRIANHPLCVIAACEGSKHRNYLLWCGVPEEKIIVTPNCVDERCLPEPKTQYANSVKKIMAVGRPVIKKGFFVAIDALRLLHLRGYNEMELEIVFGSDLQRDLAPILMQYAKNFPFIRFTPKTPHPQILQKIKDADVLIMPCIVSVDGDSDGIPTVLSEAMLLGTPVICTDVGSVTDLVIPEKTGFLARVGDSASLAERITDVDSLLKQTTELTQLIARAKRQAAKHSALSSVNSLAKHLEIVLGRFC; from the coding sequence ATGGGAAATTGCATAGTTTACATTCAGGAACAGCACCCCAATTTTACTGAATCATTTCTTCGCGCTGAAATCAATGAACTCTATTCGAGAAATTACGACGTAGCCGTCGTTACGCCAAAAATTATTCCAGAGTGCTTAAATGAATGCGCTTATCGGGAGCATATCTTTGCCTCTACTTGGTCCGACGATCCAACAATCAAATTAGATAACCTTACTGCCGAAGTAAAAAAACAAAATCCTCGCTATCTACACAGTCATTTTATTACCGAGGCCAAGCGCTACACCTTGCCCGTGGCCGAGCGCCTAAACATCCCATTTGGCTTTATGGTTCACGCCTACGATATTTGGCTACGCGGAGCGAGGATTGAGCCCGAAGAAATAAATCGCATCGCTAACCACCCACTCTGTGTCATTGCGGCATGCGAAGGCAGTAAACATCGCAATTACTTGCTCTGGTGTGGCGTTCCCGAGGAGAAAATTATTGTCACCCCTAACTGCGTAGACGAGCGCTGCCTCCCCGAGCCTAAAACACAATACGCAAACTCCGTAAAAAAAATAATGGCAGTTGGCCGACCAGTTATAAAAAAGGGGTTTTTTGTGGCCATAGATGCCCTCAGGCTCTTACACCTAAGAGGGTACAACGAAATGGAACTTGAAATAGTTTTTGGTTCTGATCTTCAGCGAGACCTAGCCCCAATTCTCATGCAATACGCCAAAAATTTCCCTTTCATAAGATTTACTCCAAAAACGCCACATCCTCAAATCTTACAAAAAATTAAAGATGCCGACGTCCTTATAATGCCATGCATAGTATCCGTGGATGGCGACTCAGATGGGATACCAACGGTGTTATCTGAAGCAATGTTGCTCGGCACACCAGTAATTTGTACAGACGTTGGAAGCGTTACCGATCTCGTGATACCAGAAAAAACCGGATTTCTCGCTCGCGTAGGCGATTCGGCTTCTTTAGCGGAACGCATAACGGATGTAGACTCTCTGCTAAAACAGACTACAGAGCTAACACAACTTATAGCCAGGGCGAAGCGTCAGGCAGCTAAACATTCAGCCCTGTCAAGCGTCAATTCCTTAGCTAAGCACCTAGAAATCGTTCTTGGGCGTTTTTGCTAA
- a CDS encoding AMP-binding protein, with the protein MESFRSLFSDKLDVKHELTWLYLLHEGRATSYRYKDVISRTYDYCRFFQEKGIGEGDSILIVLKESIDLFASFFAGILLGARPAYSSYPSPKQTIDRFIDSTEALVRYNRIKLIVCYSEIYSLFSNKNVIADSSFLGYFTPEEVFLLDQLDIGDISVARCEAFVQYSSGTTGAKKGIQISIAALFNQLEAYGKFLLLDSDSKIVSWLPHYHDMGLVACTLMPFIKRIPLYLMSPFDWVRNPKILFEAITKYQCTHVWLPNFALGHLTKSIRSSDIHLYNLGSIKQIICCSEPLLKETCDHFAEKFSSIGINNSNIFNCYAMAENTFAMSSTRKGPPRFLAVNRNSFQKDNRIVPRLDSSLSFSSVGEPLDNIEISIRDDQNNILEENTAGEIFIKSNCMLDEYLNNEGETKRSIVDGWFHTGDIGFFHDSELYICGRKKDLIIVGGENIYPQDIELILNRWEGLIPGRNLVFGVCDERVGTEKIIVLAEAKDPSAKINTLDIRSEIFNSLNVSVADIIILPHMTLRKGTAGKISRHLNKQAYLEGAYSQVNQQGKESKNLRDVVQRIIPSDYSSRILEDTSLFKSGLLDSFAFIELIGALEENYELEIPEQYWTVENFETLRHIESLLARLPISSTETDRTDRCKHERNESYNRLRSVSSGISSTAPIWERIINIWPIRSSFCYSGLFKLAGIRIGKNVRFLGKVYVKLRGMPSNIVIGDNVTIGHNVDLRNRENGKIILGDRVILDSSVRLVAAREGRIEIGYGSEIGYNTIINSGGVTLIGEFALLAGNVNVNSSSHKTVRSAFVREQAHQHGKITIGDDVWIGSGASILLNTNIEEGAIVSSNSLVRGHIPAFAVCAGVPAKVICYR; encoded by the coding sequence GTGGAATCTTTTAGATCGCTGTTTTCTGACAAATTAGATGTTAAACACGAGCTGACGTGGCTTTATCTCCTACATGAAGGAAGAGCAACATCCTACAGGTACAAGGACGTCATTAGTCGCACTTATGATTATTGTCGATTTTTTCAGGAAAAAGGGATAGGGGAAGGCGATTCCATTCTGATTGTGTTAAAAGAATCGATTGATTTGTTCGCGAGTTTCTTTGCCGGCATATTGCTGGGCGCCAGGCCCGCATATTCCTCTTATCCATCTCCAAAACAAACAATCGACAGGTTTATCGACTCCACGGAAGCCTTGGTTCGCTACAATCGCATAAAGCTGATCGTTTGTTATTCCGAAATATACTCTCTTTTTAGCAATAAGAATGTGATCGCAGATTCGTCTTTTCTCGGGTACTTTACCCCTGAAGAAGTATTTTTGTTAGATCAATTAGACATAGGAGATATTTCAGTTGCAAGGTGCGAGGCGTTTGTTCAGTACTCTTCGGGCACAACAGGTGCCAAAAAGGGCATTCAGATATCCATAGCTGCGCTTTTTAATCAATTAGAAGCGTATGGAAAGTTCCTTTTGCTCGATTCAGATAGCAAGATAGTGTCGTGGCTGCCTCATTACCACGATATGGGTCTCGTTGCGTGCACGTTGATGCCTTTTATTAAGCGGATTCCATTATATCTTATGTCTCCATTTGATTGGGTTCGCAACCCTAAAATACTGTTTGAAGCAATTACAAAGTACCAATGTACGCATGTGTGGCTGCCAAATTTTGCTTTAGGCCATCTAACAAAAAGCATTAGATCATCTGATATACACCTTTATAACCTGGGCTCCATTAAACAAATAATTTGCTGCTCAGAACCTCTACTGAAGGAGACCTGCGATCACTTTGCCGAAAAATTCTCATCGATCGGTATAAACAATTCTAATATCTTTAACTGTTATGCAATGGCAGAAAATACCTTTGCGATGTCATCGACTAGAAAGGGCCCACCGCGTTTTCTTGCAGTTAATCGCAATTCTTTCCAAAAAGATAATCGCATCGTGCCACGGCTCGATAGCTCATTATCTTTCTCGAGCGTTGGAGAGCCACTCGATAATATTGAGATAAGTATAAGAGACGACCAAAATAACATACTTGAGGAGAATACAGCAGGAGAGATCTTTATTAAGAGCAATTGTATGCTCGATGAGTATCTAAACAACGAAGGAGAGACTAAGCGTTCGATCGTTGATGGATGGTTTCACACAGGAGATATTGGTTTTTTTCACGATAGTGAATTATATATATGTGGCAGAAAAAAAGATCTAATAATAGTTGGCGGTGAAAACATCTACCCACAAGATATAGAACTCATTCTAAATAGATGGGAAGGACTGATTCCCGGGAGAAACTTGGTTTTTGGAGTCTGCGATGAAAGAGTTGGAACTGAAAAAATCATCGTCCTGGCGGAAGCGAAAGATCCTTCGGCTAAGATCAATACGCTCGATATTAGGAGTGAAATATTTAACAGTCTAAACGTTTCTGTAGCTGATATAATAATACTTCCTCACATGACGCTAAGAAAAGGGACAGCCGGAAAGATCTCCAGACATCTAAACAAGCAAGCATATCTAGAGGGCGCATATAGTCAAGTAAATCAACAAGGCAAAGAATCAAAGAATCTACGAGATGTCGTACAACGCATAATTCCCTCAGACTACAGTTCTAGGATTCTGGAGGATACGAGCCTCTTTAAATCTGGACTGCTAGATTCGTTTGCATTTATAGAACTTATAGGCGCACTTGAAGAAAATTATGAGCTAGAAATTCCAGAACAATATTGGACTGTGGAAAACTTTGAAACACTGCGTCATATAGAATCGCTTCTAGCAAGACTTCCCATTTCATCAACGGAAACAGACCGTACGGATAGATGTAAACACGAACGCAACGAGAGCTATAATCGATTAAGATCCGTTTCAAGTGGCATTAGTTCTACTGCTCCAATATGGGAACGTATTATTAATATATGGCCAATAAGATCTTCCTTTTGTTATAGTGGGCTCTTTAAACTCGCTGGAATTAGGATAGGCAAGAATGTCAGATTTTTGGGCAAAGTATATGTAAAGCTGAGAGGGATGCCTAGCAATATAGTCATTGGCGATAATGTTACTATTGGTCACAATGTTGACCTGCGGAATCGCGAAAATGGGAAGATAATCCTGGGTGATAGAGTGATATTGGACAGCAGTGTGCGTTTAGTGGCGGCCAGAGAGGGGAGAATTGAAATAGGCTATGGCTCTGAAATTGGTTATAATACTATTATTAATTCTGGTGGCGTAACATTGATAGGGGAGTTTGCACTACTTGCTGGCAACGTAAATGTCAATTCTTCCAGTCATAAGACAGTTAGGAGTGCCTTTGTTCGAGAGCAGGCACATCAGCACGGGAAAATCACAATTGGAGACGATGTGTGGATTGGCTCTGGAGCTTCTATATTGCTAAACACAAATATTGAAGAAGGTGCTATAGTTTCTTCAAATTCGCTAGTAAGGGGCCATATTCCTGCTTTTGCAGTTTGTGCAGGAGTGCCCGCCAAGGTCATCTGTTACAGATGA
- a CDS encoding ATP-binding protein, with translation MYARLLKPQDKAFFLFGPRGVGKSTWLKQQFGDAYFVDLLTANTSLKYARDPSLLAAEVRAQPKNRWIVIDEIQKVPALLDEVHGLMENDGHKKFALSGSSARKLKRGAANMLAGRANTKALYPLTLAEVDFQVRPEEVLEYGLLPLSVGASRNYDKEDFLKSYVTIYLSEEIKAEGLVRDIGHFSRFLSLASLVAGTQVNISALARDAGIGRDTVEGYFSIFEDTLLGSFLPAYRPRAKVKEVSKPKFYWFDSGVLHAAAGGFDAQMPKDWRGVLMEHWIYHELRAYLDYNRVRGQLGFWRTPSGTEVDFLWWYGNRAIAIEVKSSESFRREFLKGIYSLGASMDVEASYLVYLGKDRLLVENVNVVPVTDFLRDLSEGRVI, from the coding sequence ATGTATGCACGTTTGTTAAAACCTCAAGATAAGGCCTTTTTTTTGTTTGGGCCGCGGGGGGTGGGAAAGAGCACTTGGCTTAAGCAGCAGTTTGGCGACGCTTATTTTGTCGATCTGCTAACGGCAAATACCTCTCTAAAATATGCACGCGATCCCAGTTTGCTTGCCGCAGAAGTTCGGGCCCAGCCGAAAAATCGCTGGATTGTCATCGACGAGATCCAAAAAGTGCCGGCGCTTTTGGATGAAGTTCATGGCTTAATGGAAAACGACGGCCACAAAAAATTTGCACTGTCTGGCTCGTCTGCGCGAAAGCTTAAGCGTGGAGCGGCCAATATGTTAGCGGGAAGAGCAAATACTAAGGCGCTTTATCCACTGACATTGGCGGAAGTCGATTTTCAAGTAAGGCCCGAAGAAGTTTTAGAGTATGGTTTGCTTCCTCTAAGTGTTGGTGCATCGCGAAACTATGATAAGGAAGATTTTCTTAAGAGCTATGTAACTATTTATCTTAGCGAGGAGATTAAAGCGGAAGGTCTAGTGAGAGATATTGGCCACTTTTCGCGTTTCTTAAGTCTTGCGTCTTTAGTTGCCGGGACGCAAGTTAACATTTCCGCCCTGGCGCGAGATGCGGGAATTGGGAGGGATACGGTTGAGGGATATTTTAGCATTTTTGAGGATACGCTACTGGGAAGTTTTTTACCGGCTTATCGGCCGCGCGCCAAAGTAAAGGAGGTCTCTAAGCCAAAGTTTTATTGGTTTGATAGTGGAGTGCTTCATGCTGCGGCGGGTGGTTTTGACGCGCAAATGCCCAAGGATTGGCGTGGCGTACTGATGGAGCACTGGATATATCACGAGTTAAGAGCGTACCTCGATTATAACCGCGTTCGCGGTCAGCTTGGATTTTGGCGCACTCCATCGGGAACCGAAGTTGATTTTCTCTGGTGGTATGGCAATCGCGCTATTGCCATCGAGGTTAAGAGCAGCGAAAGTTTTCGCAGAGAGTTTTTAAAAGGCATTTATTCGCTTGGCGCTAGTATGGACGTAGAAGCGAGCTATTTGGTTTATCTTGGCAAAGACAGGCTGTTAGTGGAAAACGTAAATGTCGTGCCCGTAACTGACTTTTTGCGCGATCTTAGCGAGGGTAGGGTGATATAG
- a CDS encoding class I SAM-dependent methyltransferase, whose protein sequence is MKAYESGYGIRFPESHVIRVYERILKYEFNLSGSAGEAMLDFGCGNGTHCEYFNEKGFDVHGVDADKGAIEICKERFPSIHNKFSVVPPNPESYSTSFFGIEFRFILSNQTLYYLSDGALELCLESLANQLGANGIIVATMMGTKNWFFDHSLDVGNGISRVELINRQNNVSFINFTSSEEDLINKFRIFEPLHIGYYDCIIRSDEGSNFHYLFVGKKR, encoded by the coding sequence ATGAAAGCTTATGAGTCGGGTTACGGCATTCGCTTTCCTGAAAGTCATGTGATTCGGGTATATGAGCGGATACTAAAATATGAATTTAATTTATCAGGTAGCGCTGGGGAGGCCATGTTAGATTTCGGTTGCGGAAATGGAACGCACTGCGAGTATTTTAACGAGAAGGGCTTTGATGTGCATGGGGTAGATGCCGATAAGGGAGCTATAGAAATATGCAAAGAGAGGTTTCCTAGTATTCACAATAAGTTTTCGGTGGTTCCTCCTAACCCCGAGAGTTATTCCACTAGTTTTTTTGGAATTGAATTCCGTTTTATTTTATCAAACCAAACTCTCTATTATTTATCCGATGGAGCACTGGAGCTATGTTTAGAGTCGTTGGCAAATCAACTGGGCGCCAATGGCATCATAGTGGCAACTATGATGGGAACTAAGAATTGGTTTTTTGACCACTCCCTAGACGTAGGTAATGGCATAAGCAGAGTTGAGTTAATAAATAGGCAAAATAACGTCTCCTTTATTAATTTTACTTCTTCAGAAGAAGACTTAATTAACAAGTTCCGAATTTTCGAACCGCTACATATTGGTTACTACGATTGCATAATTCGCTCTGACGAAGGAAGTAACTTTCATTACTTATTTGTAGGAAAGAAAAGATAA
- a CDS encoding ATP-binding protein, which translates to MHKRILDLNLSQKETCFLWGPRQTGKSTLLRVLFPKAKRYDLLLSSEFRRLTQDPDILREECLALGLSADTQVEPIIIDEIQKIPELLDTVHWLIENKGLRFLLCGSSARKVKRGHANLLGGRAVRYELYPLVFPEIDNFSLDQALNRGLLPRHYSSEHYPQLLRAYVDDYLKEEIHSEALVRNLPAFSRFLEVAGVMNGEIVNYTNIASDVGVSSSSVKQYFQILVDTLIGSYLPVYQKRAKRRLIASPKFYFFDLGLVNHLAKRQKIERGSTSYGSAFEHFIYQQLIAHSSYRQRHYPISYWRTSSGFEVDFVLGDEEVAIEVKSTEKVNNTHLKGLRAFKEEHLFRRYIVVSLDAKLRRTDDKIDIIPWNIFMKQLWNDELL; encoded by the coding sequence ATGCATAAACGAATCTTAGATTTAAATTTGTCGCAAAAGGAGACTTGTTTTCTTTGGGGGCCGCGACAAACCGGAAAGAGCACTTTGCTTCGCGTACTTTTTCCCAAGGCAAAGCGATATGACTTACTTTTGTCTTCGGAATTTCGGCGCTTAACACAAGACCCCGACATTCTTCGAGAAGAGTGCCTGGCCCTAGGACTTAGCGCCGATACTCAAGTCGAACCCATAATAATTGACGAAATTCAAAAAATCCCGGAGTTACTAGATACCGTTCACTGGCTCATAGAAAACAAGGGTTTAAGGTTTTTGCTATGCGGCTCAAGCGCCAGAAAAGTAAAACGCGGACATGCCAATCTTTTAGGTGGGCGCGCAGTGCGTTACGAACTGTATCCGTTAGTTTTTCCCGAAATCGACAACTTTTCTTTAGACCAAGCACTTAATCGCGGATTATTGCCACGACATTATAGTAGCGAACACTACCCTCAGCTTTTGCGTGCCTACGTAGACGATTATCTAAAAGAAGAAATTCACTCTGAGGCACTAGTGCGAAATTTGCCTGCTTTTTCGCGCTTTCTTGAAGTTGCGGGAGTGATGAATGGTGAGATCGTAAATTACACTAATATCGCAAGCGATGTAGGCGTAAGCTCCTCAAGTGTAAAACAATATTTTCAAATTTTGGTAGATACCCTCATAGGAAGCTACCTACCAGTGTATCAAAAAAGAGCAAAACGTCGACTCATAGCATCGCCAAAATTTTATTTCTTCGATCTTGGTTTAGTCAACCACCTAGCAAAAAGGCAAAAAATTGAGCGCGGCTCGACGTCATACGGCTCTGCATTTGAGCATTTCATCTACCAACAACTCATTGCCCATTCGAGCTACCGACAACGGCATTATCCAATCTCCTATTGGCGAACAAGTAGCGGCTTTGAGGTCGATTTTGTTCTAGGCGATGAAGAGGTCGCGATTGAAGTAAAATCCACCGAAAAAGTTAACAATACACACCTCAAGGGACTCCGTGCTTTTAAGGAGGAACATTTGTTTAGACGCTATATCGTAGTGTCTCTCGATGCCAAACTTAGGCGCACCGACGACAAGATAGACATAATCCCTTGGAACATTTTCATGAAACAGCTATGGAACGACGAGCTCTTATAG